The following proteins come from a genomic window of Nymphaea colorata isolate Beijing-Zhang1983 unplaced genomic scaffold, ASM883128v2 scaffold0363, whole genome shotgun sequence:
- the LOC116244891 gene encoding uncharacterized protein LOC116244891 — protein sequence MSHKSRKDRISHSALLAEGKEDPLPYIKTGTKPLRTKAKSAKNPEEEVCFVDSSRKKIGHCIAVQMSSPRHSQAGKFYNPSMQLIASPGKIRHQNSSYVDGKPPLEETIKNFKNFLQHKYVQEMQEKRKGVTIIEYDRRFGDSMGSSANLEKARSKRYHEEKQWYERMIKETNDYRLIFGLANLEYNNKNFAEAENLLIRALCVKSVDDRIETLKEVLGIVADYARPYNGLGNAYYNNSNYDDAIKMYKKSIEINPKYEHPYYGLGSIYNQISNFDESIIWYKKCIEVNPKYDCPYYALGNIYRTSKKYDLALRYYKKSLECKKIDPLCFVNIALSYMCIFDYESAYEYLRMARDNLSEVDGLSKGNIEYVKEQIGKYLNDDKCLEKNQKGLLSFKQ from the exons ATGTCACACAAATCAAGAAAGGATAGAATTTCCCATAGTGCTCTGCTTGCTGAAGGGAAGGAAGACCCCTTACCTTACATCAAGACAGGCACCAAACCGTTAAGAACAAAAGCTAAATCAGCTAAAAATCCAGAAGAAGAGGTCTGCTTCGTCGACAGCAGCAGAAAAAAGATAGGCCATTGCATAGCTGTTCAAATGAGTTCACCACGCCACTCGCAGGCAGGCAAATTTTATAATCCTTCAATGCAGCTCATAGCATCACCAGGTAAAATTCGGCACCAGAACTCTTCATATGTAGATGGGAAGCCCCCCTTGGAGGAAAcgataaaaaatttcaagaacttTTTGCAGCATAAATACGTGCAGGAGATGCAGGAGAAGCGAAAAGGAGTCACCATCATAGAATACGATCGTCGTTTTGGAGATTCTATGGGTTCGAGTGCAAATCTTGAGAAGGCTAG ATCGAAGCGCTATCACGAGGAGAAACAGTGGTATGAGAGGATGATTAAAGAAACCAACGACTATCGCCTCATCTTTGGCCTTGCCAATCTTGAATACAATAATAAGAACTTTGCCGAAGCTGAGAACCT TCTAATAAGAGCTCTATGCGTAAAATCAGTAGACGACAGGATTGAAACCCTCAAAGAAGTGCTTGGAATTGTTGCTGACTATGCCAGGCCATACAATGGACTTGGTAACGCCTACTACAATAATAGCAACTACGATGATGCTATTAAGATGTACAAGAAGAGTATTGAGATAAACCCAAAGTATGAACACCCTTACTATGGGTTGGGCAGCATCTACAATCAAATCTCTAACTTTGACGAGTCAATCATCTGGTATAAGAAGTGCATCGAG GTCAATCCCAAGTACGACTGCCCCTATTACGCACTTGGCAACATCTACCGCACCTCCAAAAAGTACGACTTGGCTCTACGTTACTACAAGAAGTCACTCGAATGCAAGAAAATCGACCCTTTGTGCTTCGTCAACATCGCTCTTTCCTACATGTGCATTTTTGACTACGAGAGTGCGTATGAGTACTTGAGGATGGCTCGGGACAACTTGAGCGAGGTTGATGGTCTCAGCAAGGGCAACATAGAGTATGTGAAGGAACAGATTGGCAAGTACCTCAATGATGATAAATGCTTGGAGAAGAACCAGAAGGGATTGCTTTCATTTAAGCAG